The segment aacaaaaaaaaaaaaaaaaaaaaagaaaagaaatcatAATGAATTTCgtttatgataaaaatataaatttaattaacaaCGTGATATCTTTAAACCAGCATTGATCTCGTGTACTAGCTCAACGCCTGTGCAAATATATCTccaagtacaaaaaaaagaaaagcgcaTTTGTGTTCCTTAATAGGAAACATTAAGTTATGCTAAAACGTTATATCAAATATGGAGAAAATCCGTAaacaatttaaatatatatgaagcacaagcacacatatatatttatttattcaacCGTTTTATCTACACATATGTTACCATTTGGGGGGCATCTGTTTATAATGACCAAATAATGCGGAACATACTTGTCCCGTAAGGCGTGTATTTTCTagataacatatatatagctTTGTAGAAAACTTCATTTTACAAATAGACACTGCCGTTTCAACTAGAATGACAATTAcaagtacaatttttttttctttgtaattttctttcatattgaattttttttactaataTGTAAATAAGTGTTAAAACAGAAACGATACTTAAAACGTGAGAAATTAGTACGTTCATCAccaacaaaattaattttgcgATCTCAATTGTTTCCAAAACTTTTGTTGCAcgtattataaatattattagtCCAAATAATTTCGTAATAAACGGCATAAGCATAAACATAcggtattttttaaataatacttttaagaacatttttttatctaaacTCGGATCCTTTTGCAGATTACTTATATagtcaaaattttcatacacTCTATTTTCAAAATACCTATCTATCTTTTTCCATGTTTTGTATATAaatcccttttttcgtttaggTCGTGTGTTCAATCCGATGTCGTCTTCATTATAATTTGCTCCtgattcttcatttcttGGGGGggtttcattatatttttgtgatTCACTTTTCTTGCCAGATGATAAtttctctttcttcctttttgatttTCTATTATAGCTATATAgaaatttcgtttttttcttattttttaaattgtagCTTACGTTTggcaaaacaaatttttggtTCACCTTTACACCTCCTTTGTTCACATGCACGCCATGTTTTGACAACAGACGTTTTCTTATTAAATCTACCCCATCAGTTATCTTGTGCTTCTTATTAATTGGATTCTCAAAAGTACCCTAAAAAGACAAagcaattatttattaattataaaagttaATTTATTACATCCTCATTAAAACAAGTTATCATGTGTAAAGCAAACttgggaaaatataaaaaaaaaaaaggcattaaaattttttagcatAAATACCTCATCCTTGTAATAAGgacataatataaaaataaagtggaTGATCGtagatattttaataaaagtcattaatttataatttcccCTCAAATTATGTGTTAGTAATATTTTCATGACTTCAATTAAAGGAATGTCACATAGTCTTTACAagatgaataataaaaaaggaggtttTCAAATTATCCTTATTTATCCTCATTATCttgtttttacatattttagaCATATTTAatggaacataaaaaaaaaatatatatgttgtatatataaatgaattaaacaaattttattaaactgtaggaaaataaaagacaattaaaaatagtttGCTAAAACTATTacacataatttattttaataaaactaGTTTTGACAAAAACAATTTGTTAttaaatttcattaaaaatttctaaaatacataaactaatttaaatggtcacaattaaattttttttgtattaattttttgatagcaaatcataattaaaaataaaaatgtgtccaatatgttaaaatgtttttaaattaaaatagcTCTCAACTCTTtggaaatttattattttttatttcgtgcTTCCACAAAATttctaataaatattattaacggCCAAACTAATTGGGTTCACAAAATATATCTGCCACTTTGCTTTATTATCCATTAAttgataatttataaattctttTCTCCAATAATACTATGTACTATTAAATAAGTATGCATTACACCAGGCATAATGGTaccaatattttaatattaaatattcctacatgtgaaaaattattttctacataaatTGGGGATACATATTCAGTTCTGTGTAACGGGATcatttattcaaatttggGATATTAAATAGGTTTAACAAATAGGATGATAATATGATGATAAGTATGATGATAAGTATGATGATAAGTATGATGATAAGTATGATGATCAGTATGATGATAAGTATGATGATAAGTATGATGATAAGTATGATGATgaatataatgataaaaaatataattataaataaaatgataaataaaatgaaggatTAAATAATAgataaaatggataaatgTTTGCTCCACNNNNNNNNNNNNNNNNNNNNNNNNNNNNNNNNNNNNNNNNNNNNNNNNNNNNNNNNNNNNNNNNNNNNNNNNNNNNNNNNNNNNNNNNNNNNNNNNNNNNttaatatatttattttaataatacatTGAAAACTTCCGTTATTGTTACGCAAATTATGTTCCGTtgacaaataattttatatactatgaattggcattttttttttttttacattcgatttctaataaaaatttgtatacatttttggtGTCTCAATATCTTTTGGTATACACCAAAAAAGATATATTACATAAtctcaattatttttattttgttagcATTATTCAATAAATtagtgtttatttttatattgaacataattattacaatttttaacaacATACCCTATAAGTGGGGCACTATAACAAAAGCagaaaatacatattttattttttttaattaaccgTTGtttaattgataaaaaatttgctttaCAATATTTCTCTGTGTatgctttttaattttattatttctaagcatttttaccatttttaccatttttgccatttttaccatttttaccatttttaccatttttaccatttttaccattttaccatttttaccattttaccatttttaccattttaccattttaccatttttaccattttcataacttttatttcttctcgTTAATCTAATTATTTTGAGTACCATACAATTCATCTTAAATTGTGCAatgccatatttttttatgtttgacCACCACAATatgttacaaaaataaaaggggttAGGTTACCCCTCCTACTAAGCGTATACATCAATAAAAGGGTACTGAACAAATTACGTATaacaaacataaaaaaaataaaaaaaacgtaaaagaTTAATGCCtaacatgtatatatactatatataaatattaaccATTAAATTCATACAAACACAGCTAAAAAGATctatatgtcattttttacattaatcCGTATAAAACTATTTAACATGAATCGGCAATGGCAAAGTATAAGAATGGGTAGCATAAAACAATTTTAGCAAAGCATCGCGGAATTCATAACAATATAAGGATGCCTTGTGCACATGCTTACAATGATACCATTCCCGTTTTACTGCTTACAATGCTTTAGGTATGCAACAGCATCTTGTATGCCTTTACAGCATTTAACATAGAATACAATATTTTGGTTCATAATAACAATAACACAATTATGTGGATTGACTAAAAAGTGTTTAACATATCAATTGTTCTAACCATTGAATTGGCCACTGAAGTGTAGGAGTATAATCATACTTTGCATATATTTCCCCGGTTAtaagaatataaaattaataatttttgtttccttatGAGGGAAATGATTTTTGCACTACTATACGTGTTCGCAGCCCTTGCACTTTGGTTCTGCACTTAACTTATCTTTTCGTGTTTCATGTTACAGAGCATACGTGTTGACacattaataattatattttctataaaacgtattcacattttgatgaatacaaaatttatgttCCATATTATACGGTACAGTCAATTATGGCACGAAAAAAACGTCGTTTGTAGTCATGACAAATGATATGTTAAGAAAGCATCCAAGAGTTAAATCTTTTTGTAGAATAAATATGTCTCTGTGCAAGCAAAGTTCACGATGGAATTAGTGAATAAAACGCAAGAGCATAACATAAACAAGGTACGacaatttaataattattttttacacgcAAAGCATAAATAATATTGGGGGTTTtaaaacagaagaaaattgCTTTTGTATTATTATACCTTGTTTATGAGGTTGCTCCTACGGAATCGTTTTATATCCCAGTTTATCTTTCCGGTAGGGTTAAAATTGGAACCTTTTCGTGCGTATGTTTCAAAAACTATTTGCGCAATTGCTAAATGCATTTTACGACATTTCGCGGAATGTTTCATCATACTGGAAACTGTGCACACCATAGAGGTACACTGTAAATTACCATCTACATTCCATTGTATCTATAACCATTCTACCTTTTCAAAAGTACTTAATATTCCTTCTTCTCAACTTTATTATCTTTACAATTATCTTCACAATATATAATACACAGAAAAATTCTGTTACTACTTagtataattatttacaaacaCGTGCAGTGTAATTTGCAACTTCTCTAAGTTTGCATCATTTTTAGACAAATTTTATGTGTAACAAAGTTAGCactatattaattaaaattaatatatgtactcAAGCCAAAAatagaaattgaaaaatcaaaaaggaaagacaaaTAAttgtaccaaaaaaaaaatatattatgttaGACAATTCAAAagcaatttatattttatgggATGAAATTAAATGGAAATTATAATTGCTTcttatgaataaatttacattaaaaaattcatacatTATGACCCTTTTTCCgttattaatataatgtaacaaaatgaaataacaGAATTAAGCATCATAAGTGGTTTACTTAAATAAGTAGAAActctaattaaaaaaaaaacataattggaggtaagaataaatatgtttatattttttattgtaacaTAGGTCatatgtaacaaaaaatttatttcttacAATAATACCCCAATTTTATACcaaatatacaaataatatgaatatatgcatattcaaattattttctttttaacatagatttatgttataaaatggaacaaaacaaaagaatatactaattcaaaatttagaatcttattaatttttatattatttccttatattacttattttgtggaaaaaataattcttgaTCTATGTGtcattttaatacattttattttttctaattataatttttattaacctttAGTCTTGTACGTATTAAGGCGAAATCTCTGTCATCCAcaatatgtataatttatcttcctttttttttttccccaccttATTTATAAGTGGAACCACGTTACGAATTCGCCTGCTCTTCAAGCTAGTCTCCATcgtaattaatataattaatataactAATATTACATATTACACtatatcattatttattGCAATGGCTGATATCCTAAGAATAAACCGTTAGGCATCGGCGTAGGCATAGACATGGGCATAGCCATAGGCATAGGAGTAGGCATAGCCATGGGCATAAATTGCATTTCTTCGTCTAAACCATaattttgaagtttttttttctttcctttgcGTCTGCCAAAGAGGGGACCCCCCGTATATatctaataaaaatgtaagaaatataattcatatacatttatgtgAGTNNNNNNNNNNNNNNNNNNNNNNNNNNNNNNNNNNNNNNNNNNNNNNNNNNNNNNNNNNNNNNNNNNNNNNNNNNNNNNNNNNNNNNNNNNNNNNNNNNNNNNNNNNNNNNNNNNNNNNNNNNNNNNNNNNNNNNNNNNNNNNNNNNNNNNNNNNNNNNNNNNNNNNNNNNNNNNNNNNNNNNNNNNNNNNNNNNNNNNNNNNNNNNNNNNNNNNNNNNNNNNNNNNNNNNNNNNNNNNNNNNNNNNNNNNNNNNNNNNNNNNNNNNNNNNNNNNNNNNNNNNNNNNNNNNNNNNNNNNNNNNNNNNNNNNNNNNNNNNNNNNNNNNNNNNNNNNNNNNNNNNNNNNNNNNNNNNNNNNNNNNNNNNNNNNNNNNNNNNNNNNNNNNNNNNNNNNNNNNNNNNNNNNNNNNNNNNNNNNNNNNNNNNNNNNNNNNNNNNNNNNNNNNNNNNNNNNNNNNNNNNNNNNNNNNNNNNNNNNNNNNNNNNNNNNNNNNNNNNNNNNNNNNNNNNNNNNNNNNNNNNNNNNNNNNNNNNNNNNNNNNNNNNNNNNNNNNNNNNNNNNNNNNNNNNNNNNNNNNNNNNNNNNNNNNNNNNNNNNNNNNNNNNNNNNNNNNNNNNNNNNNNNNNNNNNNNNNNNNNNNNNNNNNNNNNNNNNNNNNNNNNNNNNNNNNNNNNNNNNNNNNNNNNNNNNNNNNNNNNNNNNNNNNNNNNNNNNNNNNNNNNNNNNNNNNNNNNNNNNNNNNNNNNNNNNNNNNNNNNNNNNNNNNNNNNNNNNNNNNNNNNNNNNNNNNNNNNNNNNNNNNNNNNNNNNNNNNNNNNNNNNNNNNNNNNNNNNNNNNNNNNNNNNNNNNNNNNNNNNNNNNNNNNNNNNNNNNNNNNNNNNNNNNNNNNNNNNNNNNNNNNNNNNNNNNNNNNNNNNNNNNNNNNNNNNNNNNNNNNNNNNNNNNNNNNNNNNNNNNNNNNNNNNNNNNNNNNNNNNNNNNNNNNNNNNNNNNNNNNNNNNNNNNNNNNNNNNNNNNNNNNNNNNNNNNNNNNNNNNNNNNNNNNNNNNNNNNNNNNNNNNNNNNNNNNNNNNNNNNNNNNNNNNNNNNNNNNNNNNNNNNNNNNNNNNNNNNNNNNNNNNNNNNNNNNNNNNNNNNNNNNNNNNNNNNNNNNNNNNNNNNNNNNNNNNNNNNNNNNNaaaaaataataagtaaTATTTGCTAAATCAATTATGTAGGTTCTCTTTAATTTgattaccaaaaaaaaaatgaaaaaaaaagaaaaaattataattgaTTAAATAATAAGATTTCAAAGCATAAATAGGCAGTCATTATTGTgcatacgtttttttttttttctttttattactaattttataatatatataaatattttttaaaaggcattatttcatttatgtCTCCTTCGAACAGTTTAACATATAACTGcgtaaacctttttttttctgaaaattattattaatagaaTTTAATATAgaatgataaataaatatgacatataaaatatcattatTTAAAACGTTTTTGTGTATATTCGTGTTCCATCTTTAAACACTTTATTTAT is part of the Plasmodium cynomolgi strain B DNA, chromosome 8, whole genome shotgun sequence genome and harbors:
- a CDS encoding hypothetical protein (putative) — protein: MACIYNLKNKKKTKFLYSYNRKSKRKKEKLSSGKKSESQKYNETPPRNEESGANYNEDDIGLNTRPKRKKGFIYKTWKKIDRYFENRVYENFDYISNLQKDPSLDKKMFLKVLFKKYRMFMLMPFITKLFGLIIFIIRATKVLETIEIAKLILLVMNVLISHVLSIVSVLTLIYILVKKIQYERKLQRKKNCTCNCHSS